The genomic stretch GCAATGCCGGAAATGTACCGTCAGTTAAACGATACACAACAAAAATTAGAAGATCACTACAGCGATATGCAGGATCTTGAGTTTACCATTCAGGAAGGCAAATTGTGGTTATTGCAAACACGTAACGGAAAACGTACAGGCGCGGCTATGGTAAACATTGCTGTTGAAATGTTGGAAGAAGGTCGTATAGACGAAAAAACAGCATTAAACAGAATTGATGCCGCTAAATTAGACGAGTTATTACACCCTGTATTTGATACTGCTGCCATGAAATCGGCAACTGTTTTGGCAAAAGGACTTCCTGCATCGCCAGGAGCTGCAACCGGACAAGTTGTATTCTTTGCCGATGAAGCAAACAAATATCCGGAATCGGTACTGGTACGTGTTGAAACATCGCCAGAAGACCTTGAAGGAATGCACATTGCCAAAGGTATTTTAACCGCTCGTGGAGGTATGACTTCGCACGCAGCTGTTGTTGCCCGTGGTATGGGTAAGTGTTGTGTTTCGGGAGCCGGTGCGGTTAAAATCAATTACAAGACCCGCGTAATGACCATCGATGGAAAAGAATTCCATGAAGGCGATTGGATTTCGCTTAATGGATCAACCGGAGAAGTTTATGAAGGAAAAGTAGCAACCATGGATCCAGAATTAAGTGGAAACTTCGCTAAAATAATGGATCTTGCTGATAAATATACTCGTATGGCAGTACGTACCAATGCCGACTCTCCTGCCGATGCACAAGTTGCACGCGACTTTGGAGCACAAGGAATTGGTCTTTGCCGCACAGAACACATGTTCTTCGAAGGTGAGAGAATTAAAGCCATGCGCGAAATGATTTTGGCTAAAACTGAAGTTGATCGTCGTAAAGCTTTGGACAAATTACTTCCATACCAGCGTGAAGATTTTGAAGGTATTTTGGAAGCAATGGCCGGTTATGGGGTAACAATTCGTTTGCTCGATCCACCACTACACGAATTTGTTCCTCACGAAGAAGCCAACCAAAAAGAAATGGCTGAAGAGATGGGAATTACTGTTGAGGCAGTTAAAGCTTTGGTTGATGATCTTCACGAATTTAACCCGATGTTGGGTCACCGTGGATGTCGTTTGGGAAATACATACCCTGAAATTACCGAAATGCAGGCTCGTGCTATTATTGAAGCTGCTGTTAATTTAACTCAAAAAGGTGTTGATGCCCGTCCGGAAATAATGGTTCCATTAATTGGTACTGTAAAAGAATTCAAATTACAGGCTGACATTATTAACACTACTGCACAAAAAGTATTTGCAGAAAAAGGCGCAAAATGTGATTATATGGTGGGTACAATGATTGAAATTCCTCGTGCCGCAATGACTGCTGATTTAGTGGCAGAGCATGCCGAGTTCTTCTCATTCGGAACCAACGACCTTACACAAATGACCTTTGGGTATTCTCGTGATGATGCAGGTAAGTTTTTACCAATTTATATTGAAAAAGGTATTTTGAAAAACGATCCTTTCCAGGTTCTTGATCAGGAAGGTGTTGGACAAGTTGTAAAAATCGGTGTTGAAAAAGGCAGAAGCACAAAACCAGAATTGAAAGTTGGTATTTGTGGTGAGCACGGTGGTGAGCCATCGTCAGTTAAATTCTGCAACAAAGTAGGTATGAACTATGTAAGTTGTTCGCCATACCGAGTACCAATCGCACGCGTTGCTGCAGCTCAGGCTAATATCGAATAAAGCTTAACGATTATATTTTAAAAGCCGTTTCCCATAGGGAAGCGGCTTTTTTTATGTGAAATATTCACCAACCAGAACGTATTCATACGCATACATTTTGCGTAGAATTACGCACTAATTTCACGTAGAACTACTCTTTCTTTTTAATTCGAATTAATTGAAATTTGTTGTACACAAAACGGAAAACATTCGATGAAAATTAAGCGACATTACGACATAATTTCACTAACACATTCATTCGTTATACTTAAGCACGCTTATAAAGCCTTTATTGGAATTCATCTGACTTTCAGTACAATTGTCTCACATTCAACAGTCCCTCTTCCCTGATACACGATGATAAAAATAAGGCTTACGGATTTTCCAAAGAGGGGTACTTGTACAGGTATCCCTTTCTTTTTGATTTAAAGTATTGAAAAGCAGGTTAAATATTTACCAGATTGTTTTTTATAGCGAAAATAACTAGCCCTGCTATATTTTTTGCATTCGACTTTTCCAGTAACTTTCTTTTATAACCTTCAATTGTACGAGCACTTAATGATAATTCTTCTGCAATTTCAGCAGCTGTTAGCTCATTGCAAATTAAATTAATAATATCGAGCTCTCGTGTACTAAACTCCAATTCTGCAATTACTTTTGAAGCATTATTACGTGCACTTAATGAGTGTAACACCGCCCCGGACAGACTACTTGAGAAATAAAAATCGTTTTTCATTACCATTTTAATGGCATGCTCCAACTCATCAGGATCTGCATTTTTAAGAAGATATCCATTTATGCCTTCATTCACAAGAAAAGAAACCATCTGTGTATCATCCTCCATACTTAGTACAACGATCCGAATATCGGGATAACGTTTTTTGAGCTGTTTCGTGGCCTCGGCCCCGTCCATCTCGGGCATATTAATATCAAGCAAAACAAGGTCAGGTTTTGTTTCCAGATTTTCCAGCAATTGCAGCAATTCTATGCCGTTACCGGCTTCATTGATTTCGCCAATTACATCAAAATCAGACAGCAAGGCACTTATTCCTTTCCGAAACAATCTATGATCGTCACAAACAACAATATTTATCTTTCTATCCTTCATTCCCATCCAAATAAATAACAGCCCTGGTTCCTTTTGTTGGTGCAGAACTCATTTTAAATCGTGCCCCTATCATTTCGGCCCGGCTTTCAAGGTTTTTTAAACCAAGACCAGAAGTCAAACTTTCTTCCATATTGAATCCCTGCCCGTTATCATGCACCACAATGGCAATTGATTTACCATAAAACCGAACATTTATGTTTAATACTTTTGCTCCCGAATGTTTAATGGCATTATTTAATAACTCTTGCACAATTCTAAAAAGAGCCAATTCTTTTTTACGATCAAAACGAAATTGTTCACCACTTCTCCAACACACAATTTTAAGTTGCTCCGATTTGTTTACCCAGTTGGCCATGTCCTCCAAAGCAAAAAACAAACCTAATTTTTCAAGCGATGGTGGCAACAGAGCCCTGGATATTCCGCGCACCTGTGTTATTACCTCGTCTAAATATGTTTTCGTTTCCGAAGCCAAAACTTTAGCCTTTTCTTCCTCTGATTTTTTCTCAATCCGGGCCACATTAAGCTTTACCACTGAAAGCATTGCTCCAACTTCGTCGTGCAAATCCTGAGCAATTCGTTTCCTCTCCTTTTCCTGTGCCTGAATCGTATTTCGTAAAATTTCCTGCTGCTGATCCTGTCGAATCTGATTGAGCTCGAGCTGTTTCTGCAGCAAACGTTTTTGATAGGTAATAAAAAAGAAGAATATTCCACCGGCCAGTAGAATCATTCCTACTGATCCAAGAAAATAGACCAAAACAACATCGGCACTCCCTGAATTCATAATCACTCAATTCATTCGAAGCCCACTAAAGTAATTAACAAAAATGATATTTTTGTAGGATTCAGAAATATTTCGTGCAGTTACTACAACATAATAATCAATTGTGCGAGTATGTGTTTACATCGACCGAACCAAAACAAATAACTCCCCAATTAAACTGTTAAATTTTCTTTGTTTTAAAAAAACCTATCGCAATTAACAGGTAAAACAGTACATTAAAAAATGTAAAGTAAACGCTGACAAGCTTAGAAAATTCTCTGGAATATTCAAGAATCATGGTAAATAAAACATTGTAAAAAAGGTTGGCTGAGAAGTAAAGTAAAATCGCAGTATTTATCCAAATCATTGGTTCTGCACTTAACTTTCCAATCTTTGTTTCAACCATTACGTCATGAAAATAGAGTATTGAAAAAAAGACGAGAATCAAACCACTTATAGCCCGGGTATTGGAATATTCATACAATCCCTGAATAAAAAGCGGATTTATAATACAATACACTTCAAACAGTACTAAAATGAAAAGTATCCATTTCGAAATTTTTGACGATTTAAAATGGTAGTAATACATTAACGAAAGCAAAAGAAATTCGATTGGCCCATAAAAATGCGTACCGGGCAAAGTATTATGTGCTCCAAGCTTACTAAGAATGTGCAATCCCACTTCTGTTGCAAATGCATAACAAACAAAAGCGTACAAAAAAATAAATTTTTTGTCCAGACTTTTAAGGAAAATCGTTCCAAGAATTACTGCACTTAGTTCTGATGCAATATTAAAGTATAAATAAAAAGGCATTCCTGAAATTAGGTATTATAAATGCTTCTTTCATCACAATGAGGAGGACAAATACTTGCATAGTCGTAATCCTCTCCCGGATCATCAAGTGTTTTTGCTACTAAATTTGACGAAACCGGACTTAGAATAGCACTCATTGTTTTCTGAATACCAAATTCAATTTTAATTTCTGCTTTATCCTGTATATTAAAAAGTTCGTGCAACTCAAATTTGGTTAGCAAATAGGCATTCGGATAAATATATTGTCTGTACAATGCACCCTTGTCGTCAGCATCCAATTCACCTGTTCGCCACTTTCGGTATAAATGAATACTTTCGATCACCGCATTGGTATTGTCCGACATATTTATATTCTCTTTTCCCAACTTAAATACTGGAGTCTCATAATCTGCATATACATCTCCGCTACCAAGTAAAAACGATGAAACAGCATACGCACAAAGGTTGTATTTACCATTTGTTTTATTTGTTTCCAAACCTAAATAAACACGCAGGCGATTTTCATTTTCACCAATTAGTGTTTTATATGTTTCTTTTTGAATTATTAAATCCGAAACATTTAAATTAAAGGTTTCTTTTACCTCTTCTTTAAAATTACTACGCCAATTCTCAGCCTTTTTGGGGGCTAGCTGATCTCGTTTCATTTTGATTGTCATTTTTTAAGTATTTGGTTAGGTTAAAAATAGAGAAAATGTTTCAGCTCGCAACATTTTTAAAATTATATTATTCCACAAAATTCGGATTATTGTTACTAACTCAAGCACAAAAATACTTTTAGAAATGCCTTTACCAATTTATTGAATAATGAAGACGAAACATCTAAAATATTGAGCGAATAAAACTGCCCGCCAAAACTCTTGACGGGCAGTGCTGTTAAACAAGAAACAGTATAAATTAAAGGTTTAGGAAAAGCCTAATTAATAGTTATCGTAATAAAAATCATCGTTAAAATGATATCCTTCTCCAATGTAACCATCATTGTAAGCATAATACCTTTCGGGATAATGCACTAAACTAAATCCGTGATTTCCCCATTCGAAAAATAAATTACCAAGCCTGAAATACATGTAGCCATTAATGTAAACCCGTTCATAACCTCTTGGCATATAATCAAATTCAAATCCAAAAGGAAGATCAACCAAAACATATCCAACCCCCATTCTATATCTGAAAAAGTGGCCGTTGTAGCAGTAATAGTTGTGATGATTGTGTACAAATACCTGTGGGCTGTAATCGAATCGTTGAATTACATGTCCGTAATGATTATGGTAGTAATAATTTTTGTGGTACACATATGAGCGAGGATTGTAACCGTAGTAATAATCGCGCCAGCTACTGTGATTCCAGCGATAACGTTCCCATCTCCTGTCCCAATGGCTGTAGTTGTTGTAATTATAATGACTGTAATAATTTCTATCCTTGTGATTGTAATTCATTTTCTCGGGCCTGTAATTTTTTGTCCAATACCTTGAACTGCCTTTGTACGAACTATTAGGAGCATAACGTTTGTCGCTCTTATCAACCCTGTAATAATTTCTATTGTTTGTGGTATTCGTACCTGTAGTTCTTCTGGTATTGGAATGTACTGCAGGCGACTCAGGCTTTTTCGCAGAATAAGTTCTGTTTCCGTTCGAGTGATTTGTACTTCGATTTACATCCGAATTATTGGATCTGTTACTGGTATAAACTTTCTGAGGCTGCCTGTTATTTCTTTCAGCTCCCGAATTTCTTGCAGAATTATTGTTTTTTCGAGCATCATCAAATCTATAGTTTGAAGATCTTGAAGCTTCCTGAGCCTTTCTATTGTTTTGCCCGCTATTAGTTGAAACACTTCGGTTAGAGTTATTTGTGCTTTTGGTTTTTGCCTGATTCGAACTGCGATTGTTGGTGCGAGTACTTTTCAAATTCGAGTCAACATTGGTTCTTCTAACTTTATCGTAATCCTTAAATGTGCTTTTTTCTGTAACTCTACTTTTTGTGTTCCTGTTTCTCTCCGGTTCTCTTTTTGTTGTACTTTCTTGAGTTGACCGGCGTTGAGCTTGTGCAGGAATTATTGTTGCTATGGTAACTGCCACCAGAGTAATCATCGTGGCAAACAGTCTTAATTTTGTCGTTTTCATGGTAATAGATATTAAATTCAATAATTTGTTTGCTTTGCTCTTTTGGCGCCTAAAATAAAAACCGGTATTTGCCTCATTCTTTGCAAAGTGCGTGCCAAAACAAAAGCCACCCGCAACAAAAAGCATTCAATCATCTGGAAACAAACAACTTAAAACCCTCTTTTTTTTCTTGGCAATTCTCTATACTTTTGCAGCGATTTAACATTTACATGGGAAGAATATTATCCATCGATTACGGAAGAAAACGGGTAGGAATTGCAGTTACCGATCCGTCTCAAATTATTGCCAATCGTTTAACAACGGTTGCAACACATACTATTTGGGATTTTTTAAAAGAATATTTTGAAAAAGAAAAAGTAGATGAAGTAGTTGTTGGCTACCCTAAACAAATGAACAACGAGGCTTCTGAAGCTGTTAGATACATTAATCCGTTTCTGAAAAAATTCCAAAAGGTGTATCCTGATATGAAATTAGAGATTTTGGACGAGCGATTTACATCAAAAATGGCTTTTCAGACGATGATTGACGGAGGCTTGAAAAAGAAAAAGAGACAAGACAAAGCAATGGTTGACGCAGTTAGTGCAACCATTATTTTGCAAAATTATTTAGAACAAAAAAGAAATTTGCGAATATGAAATATCCGGTAACGGTTTACGGCGATACACTTTTGCGAAAAAAAGCAAAAGAAATAAAAAAAGACGATCCAAAATTGTCAGAAATTATTGAAAATATGTGGGAGACCATGTATTATTCCGACGGTGTTGGTTTGGCCGCTCCACAAGTTGGCATGTCTATTCGTATGTTTGTTATTGATGCATCGTCGGGTGCCGACGAAGAACCGGAACTGGAAGGTTTTAAAAAAGTATTTATCAATCCTGAAATTATAGAAACCGCCGGAGAGGAATGGATTATGAATGAAGGATGTTTAAGTCTTCCTGAAATAAGAGAAGATGTTTCGCGCCCTGACGAAGTTACCATTCGTTATTTTGATGAAAACTTTGTGGAACACGAAGAAACCTACAGAGGTTTTGCCGGACGCGTGATACAACACGAATACGACCACCTGGAAGGTGTACTTTTTATCGATCATCTATCACCTTTACGCAAACGGTTGTTGAAAGGTAAACTTCAGAATATTGCTAAAGGGAAAGTAATTCCTCATTATCGGATAAAAGTTCCTGTAAAATAGTAACTCTTTTTCAAAAGTTTCGTTTGAATGAAAAATCCTTCAGACGAAAATCTTGGAAAACACATTTCAGAAAATACCCTTTCTTCGAATCGCATTGGCATTTGCGATTGGTATTGTAGTGGGGAATCAACTGCATTTAACTTGCACTTTATCTCTAAGCATTTTAGCTACTTTGCTATTCCTTTTAGCAGTTACACACTTAAAATACCGCTATCAGCTGGATTCATTTTTTGGACTAACTGTTCATTTGTTTTTTATTGTTTTGGGAGTATTCATTGTAAACAATTACAATTCAGAACCCCGGTTTCATAAACAAGGCATTTTCGTTGGTACTATTCTGGAAACGCCCCAGGAAAAAGAAAATTCTTATCGATCAACTATTTCTCTTTCGGGCGTTAAAAGCAGCGATTCGCTTTACTCAACCAACGAAAAAATGTTGGTGTATTTTCCTAAGAAAGAAAGACTAAAAACATTAAAGCCAGGCTCTACAATACTATTTGAAACCACACCCCGGCAAATAGAAAATTACGGTAATCCGTATGAATTTAATTACAAAAACTATTTGCAAAACAAACGAATTTACCGACAAGCATTTTTAAGCGAAGAAGACTGGGCTCCAACTCCGTATAAATCCAGAAGCATTCGAACAGAGGCAGAATTATTACGCGAACATTTATTGAAAATTTATCACCGCCAAAATCTGCGGGCCAACGAAACAGAAATTCTTTCGGCACTTACGTTAGGATACAAACAAGATTTAGATCCTGAAACAAAACGTATTTTCTCTGCTGCCGGTGCCATGCATGTTTTAGCGGTGTCGGGACTTCATGTTGGAATTATTTTTATGGTATACAGTTTTTTCTTTGGCTTTCTCAGGAAACGAAAAACCAGCCGTTTCATTTTTATTGTGGCCGGTGTATTATTGCTTTGGACATATGCAGGACTAACCGGATTTTCGCCTTCTGTTATGCGTGCAGCCACCATGTTTAGTATCGTAATAATTGGAACCAATTTAAACCGAAGAGCAAATATTTACAACTCGCTTGCTGCTTCGGCACTGATTTTATTACTCATAAATCCTAACTATTTATTCGAAGTGGGTTTTCAACTCTCCTATTCAGCAGTTTTTGGGATTGTATTTTTACAACCCAAACTTGAAAAGTTATTGTTGGTTAATAATAAAATTCTGAAATTTATTTGGAGTTTATTTTGTGTTTCTCTGGCGGCTCAAATTACCACATTCCCGCTAACGGTATTTTACTTCAATCAGTTTCCAACATTTTTTTGGCTTAGCAATATTGTTATCATCCCGGCTGTAACATTGCTCATTCCAATGGGGCTTTCTTTGCTCATCTTTTCAAAAATTACTCTCATCTCAAATGCGCTTTCCTTTTTGGTCGGTGGGCTTATTCGGGTAATTTATATTATTCTTGAAAACATAGAGTCGCTGCCGTATTCAACACTAAACATATCACTACATTCAACAGAACTTTTATTACTCATCCTCTTTCTATTTTTCACCTTTCTTTTCGTTCAGAAACACCTTGTTTTATACCTCAAAACTGCCGGTATATTTTTGTTTGCTTTCACCCTTAGCATCTTTCTTTTTAATCTGAGCCAGCACCATAAGCGAGAAATGTACGTACTCAATAATTCGCAAAATCCAAGCATAATGCTAATTGCCGGCCGAACAAACTATGTCATCTCCAAAACTCCAATAGCCGAGGATGATTTTTTATATCGTAACATTCAGAACATCAAAAACAAAAAAAGGCTAAATACCCCGGTTTTCTTGCTATCAGGCGATTTACACAATGATCAGTATCTTTTGTTGCAAAATGGATTGTTGTTTTTTGAAGGCAAATCGCTTTGTTTAAATCACGAACGTTTGGTCCCCTACCCGAATTTTTCTCCTGATTATATTATCGCGGAACGAAATTTCAAATTTGAGCCAACGCAATACAAAAACGTTCCAAAACTTATTTTAACAAACCAGTACCGGTCCTTTTCAGAAGAAAGAAATATTTTTTCAGTTAAATTAAAGGGTGCATTTTACGACAAATGGAATTCTCCGAAAAACCAAATTACGCCACACCAAACAGGTAAAAACAAGCAGAAATTGGCAGTGAGCACTCAAAATTCATAAGTCATACATTGATATTTAATAACAAAAAAAAAACCAATTGAGTAGTTTATTTTTTTGTAATTTAGTATGTTAAATTTAATGTAGGTTTTAAACATACAAATGGTTTTTCAATTGTAGTTAAGAACATATTACATTTATTTGCTCTATTAAATAAGACAGACAGATGAAAGTTGTAATTGCCGGCGCAGGTGAAGTTGGAACGCATTTAGCACGAATGTTAACCAACGAAAACCACGATATTGTTCTCTTAGACGACTCCCCAGAGAAGCTTTCCAAAATTAGTTCAGAGGTAGACTTAATGACCATCACAGGTTCAGCACATTCTTTTCAGGATTTAAAGAAAACTGACCTTGCAAAGTCGGATCTTTTTATCGCTGTTACTCCTTTTGAAGAACGTAATGTTTTGGCCTGTTCCATGGCATCGTATCTTGGTGTTGGCAGAACAATTGCCCGTATAAACAACCAGGAATACCTGCAGGAAAGATACCGTGCAAAACTGAACAACCTTGGAATTCACGAGCTGATTTATCCCGAAAGTTTGGCAGCCAAAGAAATTATTGCATCGGTAAAACAAACAGCAACCCGCCAGTTAATTGAGTTTTCAAACGGAAAACTACTTTTAATGGGAATAAAAGTGCGCGAGAATGCTGAAATATTAAATAAAACATTTGAAGAGTTATCGCAGGAAAACCAGCATTTACTTGTTGTTGCAATTCAGCGCGATAACGAAACAATAATTCCTCACGGATCAGATTTTATTAAAAATGGCGATGTAGTATATTTTATCACTACACGATCGGAGCAACAAAATGTGTTCGATTTAACCGGCAAGAAACAATTTGATGTAAAAAACATCATGTTTTTTGGAGGAAGCAGGATTGCACAAAAAGCCATTGAAAAATTAGGCGACAATTACCGCATAAAAATTATTGAGAACAGCCGTGAGAAATGTGAGCAAATTGCTGACAAATTTGAAAATGTTCTTGTAATTAACGGCGATGGAAGAAACTTAAATTTATTAAAAGAGGAAGGAATCGAAAAGATGGACGCCTTTGTTGCTACAACCGGCAACTCGGAAACCAATATTTTAGGATGCCACCTCGCAAAAAGTTTTGGCGTACGCCGCACTGTTGCCGAAGTTGAAAACTTAGCTTATATGAGTTTGGCCGACAACATGGACCATTGGTACAATTTTTAATAAAAAATTGATTGCAGCCGGTTACATTTATCGATTTACCTTGAATGCTGAAATATCGAAAGTAAAATGTTTAACCGCTTCCGATGCTGAGGTTTTTGAGTTTATTGCAAAACCAGGTGCCAAAATTATTGAGAAGCCAATTAAAGACCTTGGATTCCCTGCCGAAGCTAAAATAGGTGGCCTTATCAGAGGAAACATGGGATACATTGCGCATGGTTACACTCAGGTTCAGGAAGGCGACAAAGTTGTAGTTTTCACACTCCCATCCGGAATTAAGAAGCTGGAAAAATTCTTCAAATAGTGACTACAAATACCACAGAATGAATTTAAAAATAATTTTTCGCGTACTTGGTTTTTTGTTAGTGGTTGAAGGAGTTGCAATGCTTTTGGCTCTGGCTATTTCTTTAATTTACGCCGAAGAAGATATTTTTGCTTTCGTCATTTCTTCAGGTATAAATTTAGCAATTGGAGGTGCCATTGTTCTGGGCACATCTAAAGCAAAAAAAGATATTGGGAAACGCGAAGGATTTATCATTGTTTCAATGGTGTGGATCGTGTTCTCTTTTTTTGGTTCCTTACCGTATATTATAAGCGGATCTATTCCCAATTTCACAAACGCTTTTTTCGAAACAATGTCAGGATTCACGACTACCGGATCCTCTATTTTAAACGATATTGAAGCACTCCCACATGGCATTTTATTTTGGCGCAGCATGTCGCAATGGCTGGGAGGAATGGGAATTATTGTACTATCATTAGCCATTCTGCCTGTTTTCGGAATTGGGGGTATGCAGCTGTTTATGGCCGAGGTTCCCGGACCAACACCTGATAAAATTAGTCCACGAATTAAACAAACAGCCAAAACGCTATGGAAGATTTACATGGCTTTTACTTTGGCTGAAACACTGTTATTATGGGCCGGAGGGATGACTCTTTTTGATGCCGTAAACCACTCGTTTACTACAATGGCAACCGGAGGTTTTTCAACCAAACAGGCCAGTGTGGCTTATTGGTCTTCACCTTTTATTCAATATGTTATTATCGTGTTTATGTTTTTGGCCGGCACCAATTTTACCCTTTCGTATTTTGCACTAAAAGGTAAATTTTTGGTTGTATTTAAAGACGAAGAATTTAAATATTACAGCTTTTTCATAATCGGTTTTACCGTTCTTATATTTATTGGTCTATTGGTTACTACCCAACTTGGAATAGAACAGGCATTCCGCGATTCCTTATTTCAGGTTCTAACAATAATCACTACAACAGGATATGCCACAGCCGATTACCTCACATGGATACCTGTACTAACCATGCTTATTTTTATTCTTTCTTTTTTGGAGGCTCGGCTGGTTCAACCGGTGGCGGAATAAAAATTATGCGCATAGTAGTTTTACTTAAAAACGGTTATTACGAATTAAAACGTTTGATACATCCGCACGCCATCATACCTGTCAAATTCAACAAACATTCGGTCGACTCAAAAATTGTAACCAATGTTTTGGCATTCTTTATTATTTACCTGGTTATATTCGCGTTAAGTACTATTATTTTCACACTAATTGAACCCAGCATAGAATCGTCGATGGGAGCTGTTGCAACCTGTTTAGGCAACATTGGTCCGGGACTGGGAAGTGTTGGTCCGGCTGATAACTTCCATCACATAAAACCCATCGGAAAGTGGTTTTTGTCATTTTTAATGCTACTGGGTAGATTGGAATTATTTACCGTGCTGGTATTGTTCTCTCCATCGTTTTGGAAAGAATAGTGAATTGCATTGAGCTCAAATAAAAAGTATTAATACTCGAGTTTGCCTTTGCCTTCTCTTATAATTTCGATTGAATTATTCGAACAATCAACAATGGTTGACGGGATTCTTTCTCCTTGTCCCCCATCAATTACGACATCAACAAAACTTTCGAATTTTTCGTGTATTAACTCAGGATCGGTTGTGTATTCCAAAACCTCATCCTCATCATGAATAGATGTTGAAACTATCGGATTTCCCAGTTCACTTATTATCTCCCTAATAATATTATTGTCGGGAATACGAATACCAACGGTTTTCTTTTTCCCTTTAAAATACTTGGGAACATTATTATTGGCTTCTAAAATAAAAGTAAAAGGCCCGGGCAAATTCTTTTTAATGATTTTAAAAACAGAATTGGAAATTGGCTTTGTATAAACCGATAGATGACTAAAGTCG from uncultured Draconibacterium sp. encodes the following:
- a CDS encoding response regulator transcription factor, translating into MKDRKINIVVCDDHRLFRKGISALLSDFDVIGEINEAGNGIELLQLLENLETKPDLVLLDINMPEMDGAEATKQLKKRYPDIRIVVLSMEDDTQMVSFLVNEGINGYLLKNADPDELEHAIKMVMKNDFYFSSSLSGAVLHSLSARNNASKVIAELEFSTRELDIINLICNELTAAEIAEELSLSARTIEGYKRKLLEKSNAKNIAGLVIFAIKNNLVNI
- a CDS encoding ComEC/Rec2 family competence protein, with translation MENTFQKIPFLRIALAFAIGIVVGNQLHLTCTLSLSILATLLFLLAVTHLKYRYQLDSFFGLTVHLFFIVLGVFIVNNYNSEPRFHKQGIFVGTILETPQEKENSYRSTISLSGVKSSDSLYSTNEKMLVYFPKKERLKTLKPGSTILFETTPRQIENYGNPYEFNYKNYLQNKRIYRQAFLSEEDWAPTPYKSRSIRTEAELLREHLLKIYHRQNLRANETEILSALTLGYKQDLDPETKRIFSAAGAMHVLAVSGLHVGIIFMVYSFFFGFLRKRKTSRFIFIVAGVLLLWTYAGLTGFSPSVMRAATMFSIVIIGTNLNRRANIYNSLAASALILLLINPNYLFEVGFQLSYSAVFGIVFLQPKLEKLLLVNNKILKFIWSLFCVSLAAQITTFPLTVFYFNQFPTFFWLSNIVIIPAVTLLIPMGLSLLIFSKITLISNALSFLVGGLIRVIYIILENIESLPYSTLNISLHSTELLLLILFLFFTFLFVQKHLVLYLKTAGIFLFAFTLSIFLFNLSQHHKREMYVLNNSQNPSIMLIAGRTNYVISKTPIAEDDFLYRNIQNIKNKKRLNTPVFLLSGDLHNDQYLLLQNGLLFFEGKSLCLNHERLVPYPNFSPDYIIAERNFKFEPTQYKNVPKLILTNQYRSFSEERNIFSVKLKGAFYDKWNSPKNQITPHQTGKNKQKLAVSTQNS
- the ruvX gene encoding Holliday junction resolvase RuvX; this encodes MGRILSIDYGRKRVGIAVTDPSQIIANRLTTVATHTIWDFLKEYFEKEKVDEVVVGYPKQMNNEASEAVRYINPFLKKFQKVYPDMKLEILDERFTSKMAFQTMIDGGLKKKKRQDKAMVDAVSATIILQNYLEQKRNLRI
- the ppdK gene encoding pyruvate, phosphate dikinase, whose protein sequence is MAKHVYTFGAGKAEGKADMKNLLGGKGANLAEMNLIGVPVPPGFTITTEVCTAYNEIGQEATFDKIKPEVEAAVALVEELTGTVFGSKDNPCLMSVRSGARASMPGMMDTVLNLGMNDDAVEGIAKKSGNSRFAWDSYRRFVQMYGDVVMEMKPASKEEIDPFEEIIEELKEEKGIQLDTEFSTDDLKELVARFKAAVKKVTGKDFPTDPWEQLWGSVAAVFNSWNNDRAILYRRLEQIPDEWGTAVNCQAMVFGNMGANSGTGVAFTRDAATGEDIFNGEYLIDAQGEDVVAGIRTPQEITIEGSKKWAALQGVSEEERASKYPSLEEAMPEMYRQLNDTQQKLEDHYSDMQDLEFTIQEGKLWLLQTRNGKRTGAAMVNIAVEMLEEGRIDEKTALNRIDAAKLDELLHPVFDTAAMKSATVLAKGLPASPGAATGQVVFFADEANKYPESVLVRVETSPEDLEGMHIAKGILTARGGMTSHAAVVARGMGKCCVSGAGAVKINYKTRVMTIDGKEFHEGDWISLNGSTGEVYEGKVATMDPELSGNFAKIMDLADKYTRMAVRTNADSPADAQVARDFGAQGIGLCRTEHMFFEGERIKAMREMILAKTEVDRRKALDKLLPYQREDFEGILEAMAGYGVTIRLLDPPLHEFVPHEEANQKEMAEEMGITVEAVKALVDDLHEFNPMLGHRGCRLGNTYPEITEMQARAIIEAAVNLTQKGVDARPEIMVPLIGTVKEFKLQADIINTTAQKVFAEKGAKCDYMVGTMIEIPRAAMTADLVAEHAEFFSFGTNDLTQMTFGYSRDDAGKFLPIYIEKGILKNDPFQVLDQEGVGQVVKIGVEKGRSTKPELKVGICGEHGGEPSSVKFCNKVGMNYVSCSPYRVPIARVAAAQANIE
- the def gene encoding peptide deformylase, giving the protein MKYPVTVYGDTLLRKKAKEIKKDDPKLSEIIENMWETMYYSDGVGLAAPQVGMSIRMFVIDASSGADEEPELEGFKKVFINPEIIETAGEEWIMNEGCLSLPEIREDVSRPDEVTIRYFDENFVEHEETYRGFAGRVIQHEYDHLEGVLFIDHLSPLRKRLLKGKLQNIAKGKVIPHYRIKVPVK
- a CDS encoding ATP-binding protein, coding for MNSGSADVVLVYFLGSVGMILLAGGIFFFFITYQKRLLQKQLELNQIRQDQQQEILRNTIQAQEKERKRIAQDLHDEVGAMLSVVKLNVARIEKKSEEEKAKVLASETKTYLDEVITQVRGISRALLPPSLEKLGLFFALEDMANWVNKSEQLKIVCWRSGEQFRFDRKKELALFRIVQELLNNAIKHSGAKVLNINVRFYGKSIAIVVHDNGQGFNMEESLTSGLGLKNLESRAEMIGARFKMSSAPTKGTRAVIYLDGNEG